GAATTGGAGGCCCTCAAGGGGCGTGTCGTGGCCTTGTGCGGCCTGGTCGAGGCTTCGCGCCAGGGCGCTGTGGCCGCCTATCTCGACCATGATCTGATCACGGCCAAGCAGGTTATCGAGGGGGACCGGGTCATCAACCAGCAGACCTGCGACATTGACGAGGCCTGCCTGAAGCTTCTGGCTCTGGAGCAGCCTGTGGCCCTGGATCTGCGCCGCATTGTCGGCTACGCCCGGGTCGTAATCAACTTGGAGCGGCTGGCTGACGAGGCGGTCAATATCGCCGAGGGCACCCTGGCCGGGGCCGGGCTGCCGGGGGATTGCGACGCCACGGTGCTGGAACTTTCCGGGCATGTGGCCCGCATGTTCGCCTTGGCGACCAAGGCCTTTGTCGACGACGACGTGGACGCGGCCATGGATGTCTGCCGTTTCGACGAACAGGCCAGAGAATTGGCCGTTTCCGCCATGCGCTGCATCACCGAGGCGCTATCCCAGTGCCATGCGTCGCCCGAAGCCGGGGTGCGGGCCATACTGGCCTGCCGCAGTTTCGAGCGCATGGCAGCCCACGCCGCCAATCTCGGCGAGATTCTGGTTTTTATCGTCAAAGGCGTCATACTCAGTCAGAAATGCCAACCCCGTTAATTGTGAACCCAACACCCACGTCGGATTCCAGGCTGACGACCTGTGCCGCCATTGTCGCTGCCAGCCGGATGGCTTTGCCCTATACCCTGGATCTGCTCCTGGCCGGGGTTCGTCTGGCCGTTGGCACCAACAGCCCGGCCCTGGCCGAGGCTCTGGCCCGCCACTATGCAGAATTCCCCGGCGACGGGGGCGAACCCGACGTGGCGGTGTGGGCCATCGACGGGGACTCTCCCCGGTTTGATCTGCCATTTGCGCTCTACGGCGAGAGCGGAGCCAAGGAAGAGTATGTTGATCTGCCCGACGGCCGGGTGGTGCGCAAGCGTCGCACCGGCCTGTGGCTGGTCTTCGGGCCGGCCGGCAACTACGTGCTTGGGCCGTGCGCCGAACAGCCGCAGCAGGTAGTCAACGCCATAAACGCCCGTCTGGCTGACTTTGAATTGTGTCGGGGAGCGCGCCTGCTCCACGCCGCCGGGGTGGCCACCGCCTCGGCCGGTCTGGCCATTTCCGGATTTGCCGGCGCCGGCAAATCCACTCTGGCCCTGGAGATCATGCGCCATGGCGCGGATTTTCTCACCAATGACCGGGTGCTCGTCAACGCGGACGCCTCGGGGCTGTATCTCACCGGCATCGCCCGGGCCCCCCGGGTCAACCCCGGTACGATCCTGGCCAACGACAGGCTGGAAAGCTTGCTGCCCGAGGATGAGCGCGCGGCCTATGCCGGGCTGCCCAAGCGGGAGTTGTGGGGCCTTGAGCGCAAATACGACGTGCCCATTGCCGCTTGTTTCGGCCCCGGACGGGTGCGGCTTCGGGCCCGGTTGACCGCCCTGGTGGTGCTGGCCTGGAAACCCGGCGGCGGGGCTCTTGAGGCGCAGTGGACCACGCTTGTCCAGCGCAGCGAGTTGTTGCCGGCCCTGGTCAAGGACCTGGGGGTGCTCTTCGGACACGGTCCCCTTCCGGCTGACGTCGACGGCTATCTGACCCTGCTTGGACAGTGTCCGGTCTTGGCTGTCTCCGGCGGGGTGGATTTCCCCCGGGCCGCCGCCTTGTGTCTGGATGTCCTTGGCCGGGGGGCATGAGCCGTTTCTCGTCCCGCATATACGCCGCCACAAAGGAACCGTTGTGCCAGAGAGCAAATCCTCCCCCCGGGTGACCATCGCCCGGACCGTCCGTTTACCTGATCCGTCGCGGGCGGCGCTTTTCCGTCGCGCGCCCGAACTCGGACCCAGGCTCCTCTTTTTCAGCGGCGGGACGGCGCTTCGCCATCTGAGCGAAACCCTGATTGAATATACCGCCAAATCCATTCACCTCATAACGCCCTTTGATTCCGGCGGCTCCTCGGCCGTTTTGCGCCGGGCCTTTGCCATGCCGGCCGTGGGCGACCTGCGCAATCGGATCATGGCCCTGGCCGACCGCTCCATCACCGGCAATCCGGCGGTCTTTGATCTCTTTGCCTTTCGTCTGCCCAAAGACGCCTCCCAGGACGAACTGGTCGCCCGTTTCGGACGCCTGATCAGCGGCGAGGACCCGCTTATCCGGCGCGTGCCCGATCCCTTGCGCAAGATCATCCGCACCCATCTGCGTTTTTTCGAGGCCCGTCGCCCCAAGGATTTTGATCTGCGTGGGGCCAGTATCGGCAACTGCATCCTGACCGGCGGCTATTTCAACTACAACCGGATGCTTGATCCGGTCATTTATCTCTTCATGCAGCTGGTGGAAGCCAGGGGCGTGGTGCGGCCCATCGTCAACGCCGACCTGCATCTGGCTTGCCAACTGGCCGACGGCCAGATCCTTATCGGGCAGCATCGCATGACCGGCAAGGAAGCCGCGCCCATCGCCTCGCCCATCACAAAGCTGTGGCTGACGGCCACCCTTGACGATCCGACGCCGGTCACCGTGCGCATTCGGGAAAAAACCGACAAACTCATCCGGCAGGCCGACGTGATCTGCTATCCCTACGGCAGCTTCTATTCGAGCCTTTTGGCCAATCTGCTGCCCCAGGGCGTCGGCGACGCCGTTGTCGCCACCAACTGTCCCAAGGTCTACATCCCAAACCTCGGCCACGACCCCGAACAACAGGGACTGACCGTGGCCGGGCAGACGGCGCGGCTCCTTGAAGCCCTCCAGACCGGTTGCGCCCGCTCCTGTCGCCGTGAGGACCTATTGCACTTCGTGGTGGTGGACAGCAAAGGCGCACGCTACGACGCGCCCCTGGATATTGCCGCCGTCAGGCGTCTTGGGGTGGAAGTCGTGGACGTGCCGCTGGCCAGGGACGACAATCCCGGCCAAGCCGACAGCCGCAAGGTGGCCGAGCTGTTGTTGTCGCTGGCCTGAAAAACCTTGTCCCGGGCTGCGGGTTCCATCCGCGGGCCGGCCAGATCCGGAACGCGCGGCGGCGAACAGTGGCGGAGTTGCTGGGCCCGGCCCTCGCCAGACAAGAGCCGGACTTTGGCGCAACACATCCGGCGCACCCCCTGTGTGGTAGGTGCGCCGGATGTATCGTTTGGATCTTCGGAGAAGGGTTGGCGTTAGCCGGAAAGCGCCTGAGACCGTACGAATTGCCCCAGCGCCTTGTCTTCGAGCTGGATGTGGCTGATGAACCATTCCTCGAGAAAAGCCAGGATGTCGGCCAGCATCTGCTCACTGACTACGCCGAATTCGTTCTCGATTTCA
The sequence above is drawn from the Desulfovibrio sp. TomC genome and encodes:
- the phoU gene encoding phosphate signaling complex protein PhoU; the protein is METRSHFHAELEALKGRVVALCGLVEASRQGAVAAYLDHDLITAKQVIEGDRVINQQTCDIDEACLKLLALEQPVALDLRRIVGYARVVINLERLADEAVNIAEGTLAGAGLPGDCDATVLELSGHVARMFALATKAFVDDDVDAAMDVCRFDEQARELAVSAMRCITEALSQCHASPEAGVRAILACRSFERMAAHAANLGEILVFIVKGVILSQKCQPR
- a CDS encoding HprK-related kinase B, with product MPTPLIVNPTPTSDSRLTTCAAIVAASRMALPYTLDLLLAGVRLAVGTNSPALAEALARHYAEFPGDGGEPDVAVWAIDGDSPRFDLPFALYGESGAKEEYVDLPDGRVVRKRRTGLWLVFGPAGNYVLGPCAEQPQQVVNAINARLADFELCRGARLLHAAGVATASAGLAISGFAGAGKSTLALEIMRHGADFLTNDRVLVNADASGLYLTGIARAPRVNPGTILANDRLESLLPEDERAAYAGLPKRELWGLERKYDVPIAACFGPGRVRLRARLTALVVLAWKPGGGALEAQWTTLVQRSELLPALVKDLGVLFGHGPLPADVDGYLTLLGQCPVLAVSGGVDFPRAAALCLDVLGRGA
- a CDS encoding GAK system CofD-like protein, translated to MPESKSSPRVTIARTVRLPDPSRAALFRRAPELGPRLLFFSGGTALRHLSETLIEYTAKSIHLITPFDSGGSSAVLRRAFAMPAVGDLRNRIMALADRSITGNPAVFDLFAFRLPKDASQDELVARFGRLISGEDPLIRRVPDPLRKIIRTHLRFFEARRPKDFDLRGASIGNCILTGGYFNYNRMLDPVIYLFMQLVEARGVVRPIVNADLHLACQLADGQILIGQHRMTGKEAAPIASPITKLWLTATLDDPTPVTVRIREKTDKLIRQADVICYPYGSFYSSLLANLLPQGVGDAVVATNCPKVYIPNLGHDPEQQGLTVAGQTARLLEALQTGCARSCRREDLLHFVVVDSKGARYDAPLDIAAVRRLGVEVVDVPLARDDNPGQADSRKVAELLLSLA